From the genome of Malus domestica chromosome 04, GDT2T_hap1, one region includes:
- the LOC103433438 gene encoding probable E3 ubiquitin-protein ligase RHC2A gives MASMAASSYWCYTCSRSIQVRVRTQDSILCPDCGAGFIEEIPTPTRSSPLHHPFPTAAMFLDSAPVSQSPSPPRLRRNQRSGRDRSPFNPVIVLRGPPDTESDPGSFELFYDDGAGLGLRPLPSSMSDILMGSGFDRLLHQLTQLENGVARLDHPPASKAAIESMPVIKIADSHVETESHCAVCKEAFELDSEAREMPCKHIYHSDCIFPWLSIRNSCPVCRHQLPTDVRGPRGSGRASPENNGVVGEEEPVGLTIWRLPGGGFAVGRFTGGRRAAERELPVVYTEMDGGFNTAGAPRRISWASRRRARESGGFAQAFRNFFSFFGRLRSSRSRSGNVFSRSSRRRSQRWALEDN, from the coding sequence ATGGCTTCCATGGCAGCATCGTCCTACTGGTGCTACACGTGTAGCCGATCGATTCAAGTTCGGGTTCGGACCCAAGATTCGATCCTCTGCCCCGATTGCGGAGCTGGGTTTATTGAAGAGATCCCGACCCCTACCCGATCTTCTCCGCTACACCACCCATTTCCCACCGCCGCGATGTTCCTAGACAGCGCCCCGGTTTCTCAGAGTCCGAGCCCGCCTAGACTTCGCCGGAATCAGAGAAGCGGCCGCGACCGGTCCCCGTTTAACCCGGTCATCGTTCTCCGGGGCCCACCTGATACTGAATCTGACCCGGGAAGCTTCGAGCTGTTCTACGATGACGGAGCCGGGTTAGGCCTCCGCCCTCTTCCGTCGTCCATGTCGGATATCTTAATGGGGTCGGGTTTCGACCGGTTGCTCCACCAGTTGACCCAATTGGAAAATGGCGTCGCGCGGCTGGACCACCCTCCGGCATCCAAAGCCGCAATCGAGTCCATGCCCGTCATTAAAATCGCCGACAGCCACGTCGAGACGGAGTCGCACTGTGCCGTTTGCAAAGAGGCATTCGAGCTCGACTCGGAAGCTCGCGAGATGCCGTGTAAGCACATCTACCACTCAGATTGTATCTTCCCGTGGCTTTCAATCCGCAATTCGTGCCCGGTTTGCCGGCACCAGCTCCCGACTGATGTGAGAGGCCCGCGCGGCAGTGGCAGAGCATCGCCGGAGAACAATGGCGTGGTTGGAGAAGAAGAGCCAGTGGGGTTGACTATTTGGAGATTGCCCGGTGGTGGATTTGCCGTGGGGAGGTTCACTGGAGGCAGAAGAGCCGCAGAGCGTGAGCTCCCAGTTGTTTACACCGAGATGGATGGTGGGTTCAATACGGCGGGTGCTCCTAGGAGGATTTCATGGGCATCTAGAAGAAGGGCCAGAGAGAGTGGTGGATTTGCTCAGGCTTTTCGcaatttcttctcttttttcggGAGGCTGAGAAGCTCGAGAAGTCGGTCTGGTAATGTGTTCAGTAGATCATCGCGGCGGAGGAGCCAGCGTTGGGCTTTGGAAGACAACTGA
- the LOC103433437 gene encoding uncharacterized protein: MGSMSSPLTMISPQPLKQSAVAVGRSPSLFRMHSEKKKPSTVVAAIGDVSANGTPYLIAGAAAVALLGTAFPILFSRKDLCPECDGAGFVRKGGATLRANAARKDEAQIVCARCNGLGKLNQVDKR; this comes from the exons ATGGGATCAATGTCTTCTCCTCTGACAATGATTTCTCCACAACCATTGAAACAGTCGGCAGTGGCGGTCGGCCGGAGCCCCTCCCTCTTCAGAATGCACTCTGAAAAGAAGAAACCGTCAACGGTGGTTGCTGCTATTGGAGATGTATCAGCCAATGGCACCCCTTACCTGATTGCTGGTGCTGCTGCTGTTGCTTTGCTTGGAACTGCGTTTCCAATCCTCTTCTCCCGGAAGGACCT GTGTCCAGAATGCGACGGAGCAGGTTTTGTTCGGAAGGGAGGGGCAACTTTGAGAGCAAATGCAGCGAGGAAGGACGAGGCTCAGATCGTCTGTGCTCGTTGCAATGGCCTTGGCAAGCTCAACCAAGTAGACAAAAGATAG
- the LOC103433439 gene encoding hsp70 nucleotide exchange factor FES1-like — protein sequence MADGGPNWEGLLKWSLAHSDGTPPNHNLSEEDRKWFMEAVQSQTIDVVKRMKEITLVMQTPEQVLEAQGVTPADIEDLLDELQEHVESIDMANDLHSIGGLVPLLGHLKNPHANIRAKAAEVVTTIVQNNPKSQQLVMEANGLEYLFTNLASDPDVTVRTKALGAISSLIRHNKPGIIAFRLANGYAALRDALASENVRFQRKALNLVQFLLHENNSDCNVVTELGFPRIMLHLASSEDLEVREAALRGLLALAQDKTDGANSRLADEDEKLKQLLQGRIKSISSMSPEDLGAAREERQLVDSLWNACYNEPSSLREKGLLVLPGEDAPPPDVASKLFEPRLRAFSPNPADTKPATEKKEAPPLLLGLGPPSDAANTHGNSGGRDDTNGSSQTN from the exons ATGGCGGACGGCGGACCCAACTGGGAAGGACTGCTCAAATGGAGCCTTGCCCACTCTGATGGCACTCCCCCCAATCACAATTTGAG CGAGGAGGATCGGAAGTGGTTTATGGAAGCGGTGCAGTCGCAGACCATCGACGTTGTGAAGCGGATGAAGGAGATAACCCTTGTAATGCAAACTCCTGAGCAGGTTTTGGAAGCTCAAGGAGTTACTCCTGCTGATATTGAAg ATTTGTTGGATGAGTTGCAGGAGCATGTTGAGTCCATCGATATGGCCAATG ATCTTCATTCCATTGGGGGTTTGGTCCCGCTTCTTGGTCACCTAAAGAATCCCCATGCTAATATCCGCGCCAAGGCTGCAGAAGTTGTGACAACTATTGTTCAGAACAACCCCAAGAGCCAGCAACTGGTTATGGAAGCGAATGGCTTGGAATATCTGTTCACTAATCTCGCATCTGACCCCGATGTCACAGTTCGAACCAAAGCTCTCGGCGCAATTTCCT CTTTGATCCGACACAACAAACCCGGTATCATTGCATTTCGTCTGGCAAATGGATATGCAGCATTAAGAGATGCTTTGGCTTCTGAAAATGTGAGATTCCAGAG GAAAGCCCTGAACTTGGTTCAGTTCCTACTGCACGAGAATAATTCTGATTGCAACGTAGTAACTGAGCTAGGATTTCCGCGCATAATGTTGCACCTTGCCTCTAGCGAAGATCTAGAAGTACGAGAAGCTGCACTTCGGGGCCTTCTTGCGCTCGCCCAAGACAAAACTGATGGGGCCAATAGTAGGTTAGCTGATGAAGATGAGAAGTTGAAGCAACTTCTTCAAGGACGAATTAAAAGTATCAGTTCAATGTCTCCTGAGGATCTCGGTGCAGCTAGAGAGGAGAGGCAGCTAGTGGACTCCCTGTGGAATGCCTGCTACAACGAGCCATCTTCTCTTCGCGAGAAGGGGCTTCTTGTTCTCCCTGGAGAAGATGCACCGCCACCTGATGTGGCAAGCAAGCTTTTTGAGCCTCGTCTTAGAGCTTTTTCTCCAAATCCTGCTGATACAAAACCTGCTACTGAAAAGAAAGAAGCTCCTCCTTTGCTGCTAGGATTAGGTCCTCCATCCGACGCAGCAAACACTCACGGTAATTCCGGTGGCAGAGATGATACCAATGGCAGCTCACAGACGAATTAA